Part of the Variovorax sp. PAMC 28711 genome is shown below.
TTACTTCGGCAGGTTGGCCAGGAAGGTCGCAGCGAACGGGTTGGCGAAGGCGAACAACAGGGCGATGGCCACACCGATCAGGAAGGCCGCGTCGATCAGCCCGGCCAAGATGAACATCTTGGTTTGCAGGTCGTTCATGAGTTCAGGCTGACGGGCCGACGATTCGAGGAACTTGCCGCCCATCAACGCGATGCCGATGGAAGCACCGATCGCGCCGAGACCGACGATCAAACCACAAGCCAGAGCGACGAGACCGAGAATGTTTTCCATGATGACTCCTAAGATTACAGATTGAAAGCGAAAGAAAAGAACGAAAGCGAGAAACGAGGCTCAATGGCCCTCATGTGCCTGGCCCAGATAAATGAGCGTCAACATCATGAAAATGAATGCCTGAAGCGTGATGATCAAAATGTGAAAGATCGCCCAGACGGTTCCGGCAATGATGTGCCCAAGGGGCAGCAGCACGCCGGGCAACGAGGCCGCCATCGCACCGCCCATGAGTGCGATCAGCATGAACACGAGCTCGCCCGCGTACATATTGCCGAACAGCCGCATGCCATGCGAAACAGTTTTGGCCAAGTATTCGATGACCTGCATCAGCAGGTTGACCGGCCACAACAGCGGGTGTGCGCCGAAGGGTGCGGTGATGAGTTCGTGGCTCCAGCCGCCCAGGCCCTTGACCTTGATGCCGTAGAACAGGCACAGCAGCAGCACGGAGGTCGACAGACCCAGCGTGGTGGAGAGATCGGCCGTCGGCACGACACGCATGTAGGCATGGGCCGGATCGTGGCCACCCACCTCGAACAGCTTGGCCCAGAGGGCCGGCAGCAGGTCGACCGGCAACATGTCCATGGCGTTCAGCAGGAAGATCCAGACGAACACGGTGAGCGCGAGCGGCGCGATGAACTTGCGGCTTTGCGCGTTGTGAATGTTCGCCTTGGCCTGGTTGTCGACCATCTCGACCAGGATTTCGACAGCTGCCTGGAAGCGACCCGGCACACCGGCGGTCGCCTTGCGCGCCGCGAGCCACAGCACGAAGCAGCCGATGACGCCGATGGCCAGCGCATAGAGCACCGAATCGAGGTTGATGACGTTGAAGTCAACGATAGCGGTCTGCACCACGGAATTCAGCCCCCAGTCGACTTGCCAGTGCTGGAGGTGGTGAACGATGTATTCACTCGCGGTCGGGGCGTGTCCTTCGGCGGCCATCTTTCAGCGTCTCTTTTCCAAAACAATCAATTCCGTTTCAACAACCCGGGCCGCACCATCAGTGCCACCCAGTACATCTTCATGGCGACCACCACACCAGCCAGCAAAGCCAACCAGACGAGCCCCCCGATCAACGCCGGCGCCGCCGCCAGCAATCCGACGGTCAACACAATCTTGATCGACTCCCACACGAAAAA
Proteins encoded:
- the atpE gene encoding F0F1 ATP synthase subunit C, which translates into the protein MENILGLVALACGLIVGLGAIGASIGIALMGGKFLESSARQPELMNDLQTKMFILAGLIDAAFLIGVAIALLFAFANPFAATFLANLPK
- the atpB gene encoding F0F1 ATP synthase subunit A, whose amino-acid sequence is MAAEGHAPTASEYIVHHLQHWQVDWGLNSVVQTAIVDFNVINLDSVLYALAIGVIGCFVLWLAARKATAGVPGRFQAAVEILVEMVDNQAKANIHNAQSRKFIAPLALTVFVWIFLLNAMDMLPVDLLPALWAKLFEVGGHDPAHAYMRVVPTADLSTTLGLSTSVLLLCLFYGIKVKGLGGWSHELITAPFGAHPLLWPVNLLMQVIEYLAKTVSHGMRLFGNMYAGELVFMLIALMGGAMAASLPGVLLPLGHIIAGTVWAIFHILIITLQAFIFMMLTLIYLGQAHEGH